The genomic stretch CCACGCTGCTACGCGATTCGACGACCAGTCCGCCGCCAAGGGCGGCTGATCCGCCAGCCAGCGCTGAAGCGCGTGCAAGGCTGGCATCCGGGTAATGTTCTCCCGCCACTGCGCAATGACCAGCGTACTGTCCCGATGCTGCTGCTCAAGTTGCAACAGCAACTGCCGTTCTGCCGAAATCCATACCCCGCCGACCATCAGCGCCGCCAGCATCACCAGCGCTGATGGCGCCAGTAGCAGCAACCACAACGGCGTCGCCAGCCAGCGGGCAGTCATGGGGTAAAGCCATGCCATCATCCGTTGTCTCCCGTCTCAGCCAACGCCTGCCAATACAGGCGCAACGAGAAAACCAGCCTCGAACTATCCTGCGTGTCGCGCTGCGTCTGTTGTACGCTGGCGTGTTCTATCTGCGGTAACGTCGACATCGCCTTCGCCAGAGTGACGATAGCAGAATAGTGATTACTCACTCCGGATATCTGGAGATGCGCGCCGCTATCGCCGATTTCCGTTAGCCAGAGCGAATCGGGCACCAGCGTCGGCAACTGTTCAAGCAACGCCTGATAGCGCAAATTCTGCCGCCGTCCTCGTTCCTGCGCCGCCTGCTGCGCCAGCCGCGCTTCCCGCGCCTGCCAGGCATCCCGCGTCCGGCGGTAGAGCTGTTCATACTGCGACTGTTGCGACTGCGTTTGATCGAGGCGCAGCCGCAGTTCCGCCAGTTGTTGCTGCCAGTACCCACCGACCACGGCCGCCGTACAACCGATGCCAAACAGCGAGAAACCCAGCGCCAGCAGGCTCAGCCGCATACGCCGATATAACAGGCGCTGGCGCCACGCCAGAAGATTAACCGTCAACATGGCGTATCCTCCGGGCGCATCGCCAGACCGCCGGCAATGGCAAAGGCGGCGGGAAACGTCGGCAACGGAGGTTGCTGCCGCTCAAACGCGCTCAGGGGGGACCAGGGAATCAACGTGGCGGGAAGCTGTTGCAGATACTCCGGCGCAGATGCGCTGAGATAGGCCTGATGAGAAGCGTTATTTTGATAGCAGGTACTTACATACTTCAGTACATCAGGCGACGTCGCAACGCCATCCGAGCGGCTCGACATGTCATCTGAATAAATGCCATCTGAATAAATGTCGTCGGGATAAAAAGTACCGAATGCCAGTGGTTCCGCCAGCGGCGCAACCCACAGCCAGTGATCGTCGAAGCGGTGCAGCAACAGGCGATCGGTCGCCAGTCCGGCCTGGGCGGCCATGCAACGCAAAGCGCAGGGAGTAATATCCACAGCGTCGGGCTGCAAGCCGGCATCGCGCAGGCAATGCAGCCAGATGTTCAATTCGGTTTGGCGCGCCGCGGTGACCAGCAGCGTATTCGGCGTTTGCGGGTCGGGGCGATAATCCAGCGCCAGATCGTCGCCGCTGATCGGCAAGGCCTTTGCCGCCATCTTTCCGATATATTCGCCGCGCCGCGGCTCACGCAAACGGCGGTCAGGCAGCACCAGCCGTTGCTGCAGTACCCGCGAGGCGGGAAATCCCAACCGCAATGAAACAAATCGTGGCAAT from Dickeya fangzhongdai encodes the following:
- a CDS encoding PilN domain-containing protein, with translation MLTVNLLAWRQRLLYRRMRLSLLALGFSLFGIGCTAAVVGGYWQQQLAELRLRLDQTQSQQSQYEQLYRRTRDAWQAREARLAQQAAQERGRRQNLRYQALLEQLPTLVPDSLWLTEIGDSGAHLQISGVSNHYSAIVTLAKAMSTLPQIEHASVQQTQRDTQDSSRLVFSLRLYWQALAETGDNG
- the pilM gene encoding type IV pilus biogenesis protein PilM, translated to MAYPIWQVGLDIQNGFMRALAVQRRRHGWQLRHWWQLPLPGGTLSGGSLHHPAALCTVLRQWRQELPRFVSLRLGFPASRVLQQRLVLPDRRLREPRRGEYIGKMAAKALPISGDDLALDYRPDPQTPNTLLVTAARQTELNIWLHCLRDAGLQPDAVDITPCALRCMAAQAGLATDRLLLHRFDDHWLWVAPLAEPLAFGTFYPDDIYSDGIYSDDMSSRSDGVATSPDVLKYVSTCYQNNASHQAYLSASAPEYLQQLPATLIPWSPLSAFERQQPPLPTFPAAFAIAGGLAMRPEDTPC